GGGTTAACAACTTACATTGTAATGAATGGACAGCATCTTAAAACACAGtacacagagctgttttcaaaATTGTTCACTAAGTAGAGTGATGCAAAAGTACAGATGGTGTGCGTTGTTAGTCAGTTTATAAAACTCTATTTGCTTGACAGACTCCAAAACATGCCATTTCCTCCAAAAGCAACCACAACAAGAGTTGCATTAGAACAAACTGTTCAGTTTAAGTGCctaatattttttattcagCCCTGCAAGGTAGGCTATATGTGCAACAGGGAAGACTTTGCAAAGAATCTCCTAAAACTACCctattttaattaaattctcacaatgtttttttctgcctgagTGCTGGACTGAAACTTTATGTACACCTCTGTGTAGTATTGTGTAAATGTCTGGTTGCTGTATTTAGTTATTGTACATTGTCATGTTTACAGCCACACTGGCAGTtttgtgaggctgtaatggtaaatggtaaatgctaaagttagcattagcatgctgtcacactcacagtgacaatgctaaccaACTGATATCAGTCAGGAAATGTCTCCCACATTCACCATCCTGCTTTAGTGTTAGCACACAAACATaagcacaaaacacagcacaggtgaactgacactgccatcccttcagcttcatctctgtcacaaataaaatgtagtGAATCACTGACAGTCACCAGACAGAAAACTTTCCAGCTTTTAAAATGGGAAAGTATTTTGTTGAGTTTGCACACACCTCACTTACTGTACCTGCCTGCTAGTTTTAATGTGCATTAACTGGCCTGACAAGTTGGACATGTGAGGAGCAGGCTAAACTCAACAAGTCTAGGTGCTGGGAGCAACTGATGtcaactactttttttttttttaaatccctgcCCAAAACTGAAAGCAAACCATGGGCTCAGTggtaaatatttttctgtgtgcatctgttttgATTCTTTGACTGTCCCATGTGCAAACAAATCACATAAATTAAGCCAATTTTCTTTTTAGGATTTGAGATGCTGAAAATTGGAAACActtttttatgaatttattcATGGAGCATATGGATGAAGTTTCTTAAAACAATCACAGCAAGAAGTGTATTTATATAATATCTGTCAAATTTTGGCAAATGAACTGTTCAAAAGAGTGAAAAGAGTTTGTTATTATGCAAtcttttcaaacatttgcacaagagaaatgtatttgtttaaaaataacgttagtttttttcagccatggTCACAGAACAGCCTGAGGTATTACACTAAACAAGGGAAATAGCTGCAGCGTAGCCAGTAACCTTTGGCCTACATATTACAGCTACAGGCGCCAAGCGTAAGTGCAACTACAAAAGCCCAACTGTCTATGAACTGCAAGGATCTCGTTTGTTTCCCatttaagaaataaaactacagtagtttacatacacacatacgtacacaaaggacaaacataaaaacagaaaaaaactgcttgTGACCTTAAGGGAAAGGCATTGGTAAAGAGTACCTGAGAAAGATAGCCTCACGTCAGAAGTCTGTGGTTCTGTGTTATGCTTCCATTTGGCTCTAGGTGGAATTCATCTGGTGCCTTTTGGGGAAGATGCGAGTCTATATCTCCCAGTATCTCCAGGACAAGTGTTCTTCCTAGCTCTGACCATGAATGAGCCTATGAGTAGAGGTTTgagagagctgtgtttgtgtgacaatgagggagagagaaagcacaagaGGAACAGACTGAAACCGGAGGGGGCGGGGAGTTATGTGTTTCTGAATGAGCAACTTAAGGCGGAGACTGTTCCAACAGCCACATGGTCTCACAgtaaagaggaggggaggggaggggattTACACATTAGCCATGCTAGCTACATGACCCTATGGTGGCAATGCAGGCTGTTATtatgtccaccactttggttcaaACTGAATGActtgatcctctgacttttcctcttgtgcTTGGTCCTCAAAATGTGGGGTTGGTTTAGAGACACTGCAAAGGGGGCGTGGATGACTAGGGGAAAAATAGTAAAACAAAGCTGAGTGAATGAAAGTGATTTATGTATGGAAAATAAAGAGTTTGCTGATGCTATTATCCTGACCTGTTCAACTTGGACCCGTTTTCATTGGTTGCTTCCCCTATGATTGTTAATGATTGATAAAAGTTGTGAGGTGGGGCGATGTGAAGAAGGGGATGCCAGAAAAAAGAATGAGATACTCTGCTCTAGCAGTTGACTCTACAAAGCAGATGCTTAATGGCTGGATGGATCTCATATTTTGAGTAAATTCTTATGATTTTATATTAGCCTCCGGACTTTTATACTCTAGCTCCAAGCAACTTTCTCTACACCATTTTGTAGTGTTCTGTAAATGTCTAATTACTGTATTTAGTTATTGTACATTGTCATGTCTACAGCCACACTAGCagttctgtgaggctgtaagactaaatgctaatgttagcatgctatcacactcacagtgacaatgctaacaggCTGATACCAATCAGGAAATGTTTCCCACATTCACCATCTtggtttagtgtgttagcacacacacatttgccaatgagcacaaaacacagaacagctGAAACTGTTGtgaatgtcatttgttttttttttcagtactcATCCACCACATGGTCTCGGTAAATAGTAGGGGATTTGCACGTTAGCCATGCTAGTTGCATGCTAGCTGCATGACCCTAAGTTGACAATGTAGGTTGTCAGGGTGTACACCACTTGATGAGCccctctgacttttcttcttgCACAGTGGTGGGCCCCCTGGTATAGAGCCATTGCAAGCGGCGGCATGGATAAGTAGAGGAAAAGTAGCCAACCCTGTGCATGACATGTTTGCAAGCAAACAGCCCCCCTGCTTAATTTCCCAGTGAGCTACTTGTTAGCTCATGAGCATTTGCATGTCCACAGTGAAAGTGTGACAGTGTTGCTGTGACAAGACTGTGGTCTATTGCAAGTCTCTGCACATGACTGTTGGTCACCACGAActaaaggaaatgaaaataaaactgcacaaaCCTGAAACCACAAATTGTCATCTTTACTTAGCTGTTTATGTAAAAGTTAAACAAACtcttttgagtttttttccaGACCAAGACCTTTCATTGGGACTggactctacacacacacacacacacacacacacacacacacacacacacacacacacacacacacacacacacacacacacacacacacacaagagactAATCTATATAACCAACTGCCAGTCTAAAatctaatgcagtctaatacagcaGTATtaaatcctaccttcatgaagcatataatgttcagtttgtggttctgttgaactgtattgcgTTATACAGAGAGTCTATTATTTATTACCCTCAATGATATAAATTTCTCTATGCAGCATTAGTTTTGTTGTTATCACCAAAGTCAGGGGATTTAAATTAAGAATAATGCTGGAGATGGTGCTCCTTAACAAGACTAAAATGAACAGTGGTGCAGTGACTGCACACCAGTCTGAACAGCTGACAGCTGTGCAACTGAGGAGTTGATTCCaatgttgttctttttattaACTGGTGAGGCTAAAGGGCAAATTGTGGACTGAGCAAGATATCAATAATAATTATCTACACAGTGGTGTACATAattaataatcaaataaaagaaCGTCTTGTGGTCACTTCATTCTAGAGTAGGTAAACAATTTCTCACAgccacaaaattattttttctgataCAAGGAACAGCTGGTGACCCAAGAGgatcttttctctccctccctctgtgtcagTCTCTGTCCCACACAGACATCCTGGGGTCCAGCATCCACAGCCCTCCATCACAACGCTATGATATATTcaacacaaatgatttcaatacgtgctgtgtgaaatgccacaaATGTATGTCTGTCGCTTCACAGCAAGAAGTGACAGTGCTTGTGAGCATGAATGGTTGTCTCTTTATGTCAGCCTCccatcacagggctgacatatagaggCACGGGCAACTTGTTCAGCATGTGCTCCATTTTCACCCAATATTGAGTGCCTCCCCATGACTCTTAAGAGGATAAGCGGTATGGATAGTGGATGTTTCCTTCTGTAGTAGTAATGATTTGTTTATGAACAGTCGTTTTCATTTAATATGTGTAGCATATTTAAGTATTTATGCAGCATAGTGTGTCATAGTGTACGTTGTGTAGAGGAGAACCTATACAGTTCTCAGGCAAATGCTCTCCCTCCATTTCTATGCCCTAGTGCTGTTTTTGAAAAAGGGATGGAAATAGTTGTAACACTTTCAGCTGCAAGCAACATTCAAACATACTGGCTCTTCCACTGCACAGCATGTTCAGATGAAAGCCACTGATGACATGTTGAAGCTGTGCTGCTTTGCATAATCTTGTAGTTTGCAGCTCTTCATCTAATGGAGAACTGTGGCTGTTGCTTTTTGCACTccctgaaatatttaaaaactgatCTGTTAACAAAATATCTCTGAATATGGTTATAGAATAGTGTAGCTAACCCAGTATGCTGCTGCCTGTTTGATGTTCAACTTCCAAAAGTTTTCCCACTCTTGTCAAACTACTAATTTCAATGTCAAGAATGCACTTTAATGCTCAGTTGTACAACCTGCTTTGGCAATGCTGTATTTAACCACGGTCATGTCTGCAAACctgaatttgaatttcagtAGTATATAGTTGCTCCTACAGGCCACATTTGAGAAACTTcaataatgttatttttaaaacaagcagaaataCACCAAACTGACAGCTTTACTCATCTAAGCAAGttcctttttaatttaactgaatAAATCACAAATGTAAACCAAACAAGATTTTGTGAttgaaattacaaataaaaaaagggaaTCAGACATATTTATACGTACGATTTGTCATCCGCTGAGGCGGCTTGATATCCTTGTGGGTGTCCTTCTAACTTTGTTTCAGCTTTTTCCATCTCAAAATGTTAGTTTTCAGTTTAGTGCTAATGTCTGAGAACCTCTGACTGAGGAGCTTGCAACGAGTGTGTAGAAGGCAGTAAGTACAAGATGTTGGACAAATCATTATACTGACTGTTAATAGATTATCTGTGGCCGCCTCTTTCAAAGTGAGGCAGTACAGGGTTACTCTAGTTCAAAGCAACCCAGCTGCCTCCTGAGAAGATAAGACTTGACAATACAGTGTTACACATATTTTAAATTCTGATTGTCACTTTATGCTTATTGTACTATCACTTACCTTTTCACCATTGTCATAAAGAATGATTTTAAattttggtcctcacaaagacaacATAGTGTAGGAAATGCCATTCTACACTATGTTGTCTTGGTTAGGGCCAAAATTATAAACGATCTAAGTTTTTGACAGGTTATTACTCATTACcttaaaactctttttttaattttaaggtCTACTTGTCTTAAGTTAGACAACTActagtaaaaaataaattaattagaGACAATTACATGTGGTGTAAACACAAACGTATAAAAGATGCTCTTATTTATACTGAATTTTTGTATATTGGCATTAATTTGTTTTACATGCTGAAAGCTCAAAACACTCAGGCGTGACATTTAATgagtaaaagacagagaagctACACgagaaaatgtatgttttacATGTTGAAGTTGACTCAAGTTGATGTTTTCCTTACAAGCGACCTCTTGTGGTCGTGTAAATAATGACCGCCCAGTCTAACAAACAAAGGCAGATGTAGTGTTATGTTGTTTTCCAACTACAAAaactccttctctcttttttaagcAGGAAGTTGGTGTGGATGACACTGACACCAGAGACTGTGGTACACATTCCATCACCTCTTTTAACCTACCACTGTGCTTCCCTTTACACAAATTAACCATGGTTTGTTGTGTTATACGGGTCATTTTTCAGTATACTGGCAAATGACTTATGTTGTCATATGGAGATAACAGCTTGTCAGAAGCAGAGGCTCTGAGCATCAGGActagagaaaagagggaaaaaaagagctgtCCTGTCCAGGaaccacaaacaacacctgtCAAGTGCTAAAATGATGTttaacacacatgaaaaaaacaacattagcCCAACTTAATATCACACAATGACTTGCAGGTAAGTGCACAAGTGACAAAAATGTTCTACTATGAATTATAAGAAGTAGTTAAAGTTTTGCTCCAACTCTGACAATAACACATTAAAATCTGTGGTAACATTGTTTTCCTCCTTCATAAACAGTGCTTGCCTTAGGCTTTTTCAGCACCATGAAGTTAAGgttcatgtttttgtattttgtcaaTTAAAAATTACTTGTAAACTCAAAAGGCTACTGTGGGTGTGCAGATTGTACAAATATTTTCAGATAAAATTGAAGATAGCAGATGCACATGTAATCAGTCATCATTTTACTAAAACTATGTACgatgaaaacaactgaaaataaatgactGACATATCtgcaaatgataaaatgatctaatatttgtgtctgtattttccTGACTGGACAAGATGAGCTTCAGTTTCAGAGAAAGCAGATCACTGGCTCCCTCTAGTGCCTACTGACATGCAGTATTTGACCTTTGGTTAAAAAGTCAGTGTCAGTACTTTGTatacagatgggtgacaaattaaaggaaaaaccaacataaagtgtcATAGTAAGGTGATGGGCCACCGCAAGctgccagaacagcttcagtgcaaCTTGACTTTGATTCTATAAGTCTCTGAACTCTACTGGGGGGATGAGCAACATTGTTCCAAAAGATATTTcttcatttggtgttttgatgatggtggtggtggagagtgcAAGTTGGTCCAAATTCTCCTATAGGTGTTCAGTTGTGTTGAGATCTCGTGACTGCGAAGATCGTaacatatgattcacatcattttcatactcatcaaacagaaCACTCTAATCAGCATAGAAATGATTCATAGGGTAAAGGTGAGTACACAGAACAACTTTGTATAGATTTGCAGTGACCCTTCCCTCTAAGGAGACAAGTAGACAAAACCATGCCAGCAAAACAAACGAACAAGCCCACACACTTTATCAGCGTATGTGAAACTCACAGTCATGATCTGAAAAATGCGTGACACTGACTTTAACACTGACAGTTAAAAATTAGCATTTCTTTCTTGCAGCTGTTTGAGGAGTTAATTTGAATAAGTCCTGTTAGTGCATCTTATTACCGAAGAATCTTTTACAGCATTCACCTTAAAAAAATCCACTTCTGAAatggtctttttattttttcccaatTTATCCTTGTGTAAAATGGTCAAGTGTGAATGGTTATCTTAATAAATCACAAGACCTCTtgagaccaaataaaaatgACTCCTCTGTCCTAATTTTTTTAAAGGCGTATCTTCTGATCCCATGTTTTTGTTCCCTTTGTTATGCAATGTGATGAAGGAAAAAAGCAGTTGAAGGTAGTCTTCAAAATCTGTTGAAAGTCTAGCCTAatgcgcacgcacgcacacacacacatattattcTTGACGAAAAATTAACTACAGGACTGATGATGCTTTTTGAGCATCATCTTTGGGTTAGCtcctttaaatgtattttacagaacaacagagaaacatATGTGAAAGCCTGTAGCCCCATGATAAAGGAGACCCCCCCATCCAGTGGTTATCTGTTTTATCTtggcaaacagacaaaacagacattGACaccaaactctctctctctctctttctgtgtgtgtgtctgtgtgtgtcagagagagagagagagagagagagagagagagagagagagagagagagagagagagagagagagagagagagagagagagagagccctgTTCTATTGGTTTCAACTGGTTCTAAAGAAAAgactgattatgtcagtttcagTGGCCACTCCTCACAGAAACCTATTTAACTAAACTTCCTCTTGAAGAAGGGccagtgttttcattcagaGGTCAAttttcagaggaggaaacacCTCAGCAGCTCAAGGTAAAATGTGCAtctttcaggtttttttttaaattttatatcATTAAAGTATAGCGTATGTTTTCCTTTATAGAAGTCTTTGAGTTGGTTATTTATACAATTAAAATTTTTTCCCCTTCACAGCATTCACACATATAAATGTGAAACGTAAGAAATTAATTACAGAAGGGCACATTAAGCCATTAGAAAATACACTTTCTGAAGACGTGGTTGATTGCAGGCTTCAAGAAAAGCTGATGCTAAACTGTGTTGCTGGCtactaaaaatgttttgtttttttatcaacGTATTATaaagtgcattcagaaagtTTTTCGAACcccttcacatttttaaaatttcaaattcaaaagATTTAAAGGATTTTAGCATAAGACTGCAACATTTGCtatgttgcagccttatgctcagtgaaagacacatgaaaTCCAGTTTGGAgtttgcaaaataaataaaaaaaaataaaaacaaaacaaaacaaaacacctaaAGGACTCTCAGACTGTGCTAAGCAAGATTCTCTGCTGTGATGAAACCATACATGACCCTCAGTTCTGAATGCTATGTCTGGAGGAAACCAGGTGTCAttcatcacctgtccaataccATCCCAAaggtgaagcatggtggtggcagcatcatgcaaATATACCAcagatgtttcagtttttcctctgtaatagatttgcaaaaaaaaccaaaatgtctgttttcagtttgtcatcATGGGGTACTGAGTTTTCCGCatgaagctgaaacaaaacaaaatgtgtaaaaatgaaggggtctgaatagtTTCTGAGTGCATTATATCTCCTCACAATTACCACTGGGGCACATGCTGAACAGTGTACCAGCTAAACAACAGGAGGTttgcattgtcattgtgagcatgttagcatgcagaCTTTTAACTCAAAGTACTGCTATGCCAAAGTAAAGCTAGCCACTGGCATAGCTGCAGGCTCTTTGTCTTGCTCCATAATGTTTTTATATCTGATTTTGAAGATGGCAAATATGGTGCATGACTTTGTTGTCCTGTGCCCTAAGTGGTGCTATTCAGGAAACAATTGGAGTGAAACCTGAGAATACTGGAGAGAAACCTACCTGTATCTCTGAATATTGTGCTTAATGCAGcctaacaacagaaaaacaaaacttacagGTAAAAATGAATCTGATGAACCTCGGGACCGGACCAGGACAAACTCAACCCAAACCTCAGGAGAGGGACCAGTGGGCCAGTAAGGTGGAGTTCATCCTAGCAGTGGCCGGACACATTGTTGGCCTAGGAAACGTCTGGAGGTTTCCATACCTTTGTTACAAAAATGGAGGAggtacatatttttttctgttgtggcCAGGTGTACACCATGTACACAAGAGTGTGTTGTAGGTTCCCTTGCCAAGGATTAAGATTTTGTTCAGTTAATAGGTGGCTTGTTGGGCAACATTTTGTAAATGCCAATGGTGAAAAAACAAAGCCTGAACTCTCTCAGTACTGTTATAAAGACTATGATTTCTTAAGGTTAAACTAATCACAGCTCTTTGGCTGCTATCAATTAAGTGACCTGTCTGTTGCcaaactgcatttgtttttacaacatacattttttttttctttttaagggGCTTTCTTCATTCCttatgttttgttcttgttcacCTGTGGCATCCCACTCTTCTTCCTGGAGACATCATTGGGCCAGTACACCAGCCAGGGTGGAATAACATGTTGGAGAAAAATCTGCCCTCTTTTTGAAGGTAAATCTCCACAGTATGTGTAGCCTGTAGGTCTACCATCCGTTACATTCTTGGTCTTATCCCAGTATCAAATGGTGACAAACATTAATAGCGTGAATTCATTGCATTGCAGTTTCACATCACTGTCTCTCAACAGGTTTAGGTTATGGAAGCCAAGTGGTTGTTTTGTACACTGGGGTGTATTACATCATCATACTGGCCTGGACATTTCTCTACCTGTTTTCATCCTTCAAGTCTGAGCTTCCATGGGCGAGTTGTCACAACAGCTGGAACACAGGTACAGGGTACCATCTATGACACATACACCTGTGTAGGTGTAGTATGCTCACCTTTGCTGATTAGTTGTCACAGcctgtcttcttctttcatGTAAGATGGCTGTTTCGAGCATGGTCATAATCAAacgcctcctctgctcctgtaTGGAAACAACACATCTTCAGTTGTAGAATTTTGGGAGTAAGTAGCATGAATTAGTTAATCATCATATAAgggctggtgttttttttttttcttcttcctttttttagtATGTTACTTAATCCATATATTCTCAATATTTTTACAGGAGGAGAATCTTGGGCTTGTCCAGTGGAATTGAGAAAATTGGAAATATTCGTTGGGATCTGGCCCTTTGTCTGCTTCTGGCTTGGATATTGTGTTACTTCTGTGTCTGGAATGGAGTGAAGTCCACAGGAAAGGTACATCAAAATCATAATGCTAATTTGAATTCCATGTAAACTTTGCTGTTCTATAATAATTTAGTCTGAAAAAGTGCCACAAATATTGACTGTTGGGTGTGTCTTAGGTTGTCTACTTCACTGCCACATTTCCGTACGTAATGCTGGTGGTGTTGCTTGTTCGTGGTCTAACATTACCAGGGGCCAAAGATGGGATTATGTTCTACCTCTACCCAGACGCGTCACGTCTCACTGATCCAGAGGTACTACTATCACAGTCAGCTGTTACTGTAAAATATCATCATTATGCAACCCTACttcctagaaattatgtttgtATGCTACTATTTTGTTTTGCCATGTTTTGAAGGAAATATATTAGCAGCCTGGATTTTGTTCACTCACTGTTCACATAAGACATAAGAGTTGCAGAGATGTGGTTAGAGCAGAGTGGAAAGTTGGTGTAAAATCCAGATCACTCCAGACCAATATCCCTATCCAAATCCCTCAGGTATGGATGGATGCTGGCAGCCAAATTTTTTACTCCTATGGAGTTTGTACAGGTGTTCTGACGTCTTTAGGAAGttacaacaaatacacaaacaactGCTACAGgtttgtattattatttgtatCTTCACTGACTctattaaattcagttttattcaaaCTTCTTGGGGCTAACTGTAGTTTGGATTATAGAGCACAGGTTTAATCATTTCTCAAACTTCTACCTACAGAGACTGTGTTTACCTGTGCCTGTTGAACAGTTTCACCAGCTTTGTTGCTGGCTTCGCCATCTTTTCTGTGCTTGGTTTCATGGCAAAGGAGCAAGGTGTGGATATATCAATGGTGGCTGAAACAGGTATGGAATTTTAACAGTGTTTAACAGAAATCCAGAGTGATGCTCTCTGAAATGTTTAAgaatatgaccattttttacaTGTACCTTTGCAGGTCCAGGTTTGGCATTTATTGCCTACCCTCGAGCTGTGGCTCTAATGCCACTTCCTCAGCTCTGGGCTGTTGCCTTCTTTGTTATGATCATCTTCCTCGGATTAGACAGTGAGGTAGGACTACATATCAAGAATGCAAATGTTAGATTCTGACACTGTAATACAATTCTTTtgtaataacataaaataatcTACTTTGTTACCACAGTTTGTTTATCAAGAGGCTTTGGTCACAACCATATCCGACATGTATCCTGCATTCTTTCAAAGCAACTGTCGCCGTAAACTCCTTCTTCTTGCTATTAGTGCTGCAAGTTTCTTTGTTGGCCTTCTGATGGTTACAGAGGTGAGTGGTTAGTAATAATGATTTCTTAAATCAGTTTAGCCTTTGTTTATGGTACATATCAGTGTAATAAATTCAgataaatgtactttttaattattaaaacacacaaacaattagAAGTGAAGCCATAAAAAAGTGGAACAGATGAACATTTGGAAATATAATCATTTTTATGTGTCtatgagcaaaagaaaaaacactttctctgttttaagGGTTATATTTACAGGAACAACCCACTTCTGTAAAATACATGCACTATTTTTAGCTGTACCTGTAAATGGACCATACTTTCACAATAGCACAACAACGCTTCATTGAAGGATTCTGTGTCTTCTAATTTGCAGGGAGGCCTTTacattttccagctgtttgACCATTATGCCTGCAGTGGGATGACACTCCTACTTTTTGCTGTTCTTCAGTCTCTCTGTATTGGATGGGTCTATGGTAAGGAACAGTTTTAACTTGGTAAAACCTGCCACTGTTGGATGCCTTTTTATAGACTGATATTGTATAGTCTTGTagtttttaaagcagcagctaAATGCAAGTTGAGATCCCAAGGTTTATATACCACATATGTGACACTGTTGGGGCGCAGACTATGTAACTAACACTATTTGTCCTCTGAAGGTGCAGATCGTCAATATGATAACATAAAGGACATGATTGGATATCGACCATGGCCGTTTATGAAATATTGTTGGCAGTACTTCACGCCAGCTATCTGTACTGTAAGTACTAGAAATGTACACATGCCTGCCTACTAACTTTTCTCATGCTTTACTGACAAGCATGTGTACCTGACAGCTGCCAGAGGCTTCTGTCCTGTAGCCAGCCCTTGTCTTAACCATATGGAAGCCAGTACCATTGATGTGGTATTATATAGCAACTCAAAGCTGTTCAGGGTCATTTTGAATGGAATGTTAAATGAATCTGTGTAAGAATTTAGCTCATCACTGGCTTGTTTCTCTTGAAGAAATATTACATGAAGTggcaaacactgctgctgttatgaGGGTATCAGCAATGTGTAAATTTGAGCCGATCAGCTGACTTCAGTTTGACTTCACTCTCACTTTctattgaatgttttttttttatatctaaataaaatacacaacagcAAATCATGaattagcttttctgtgtgtgatacAAATCTGATCAtgccttctcttcttttttttttttttttagtgcacaTT
This region of Toxotes jaculatrix isolate fToxJac2 chromosome 3, fToxJac2.pri, whole genome shotgun sequence genomic DNA includes:
- the slc6a22.2 gene encoding solute carrier family 6 member 22, tandem duplicate 2, translating into MGLTTEKQNLQVKMNLMNLGTGPGQTQPKPQERDQWASKVEFILAVAGHIVGLGNVWRFPYLCYKNGGGAFFIPYVLFLFTCGIPLFFLETSLGQYTSQGGITCWRKICPLFEGLGYGSQVVVLYTGVYYIIILAWTFLYLFSSFKSELPWASCHNSWNTDGCFEHGHNQTPPLLLYGNNTSSVVEFWERRILGLSSGIEKIGNIRWDLALCLLLAWILCYFCVWNGVKSTGKVVYFTATFPYVMLVVLLVRGLTLPGAKDGIMFYLYPDASRLTDPEVWMDAGSQIFYSYGVCTGVLTSLGSYNKYTNNCYRDCVYLCLLNSFTSFVAGFAIFSVLGFMAKEQGVDISMVAETGPGLAFIAYPRAVALMPLPQLWAVAFFVMIIFLGLDSEFVYQEALVTTISDMYPAFFQSNCRRKLLLLAISAASFFVGLLMVTEGGLYIFQLFDHYACSGMTLLLFAVLQSLCIGWVYGADRQYDNIKDMIGYRPWPFMKYCWQYFTPAICTCTLLFSVVKYTPLKFNNTYEYPWWGYTIGGFFTLSSTLMVPLWMLYAMSVTPGTLRQRLKVLCTPAKDLPSATSKKASNQEAFQTFTDLYTLRKTEIPDNRDGRAQRTSVI